gcaagagacaaccaacagtatccttgtcaatcactgaagcagaatatcgatcggcatcgtcaagcaacacaagaaattacatggttgaaacaactaatggaagatcttcatcaatcaacagactatcaagtagagcttttctgcgataacctatcagctatacgtctagcagagaatccagtctttcacgcaagaacaaaacatatagaagtacactatcactatgttcgcgagaaggtccttgaaggggagatcaagatggtgccaacaaagacagatgaacaggtagcagatatattcaccaagagcctaagtaaaccgaagtttacaaaattcagagaagcacttggaatggtctgcaagacatcgttggaagaaaatttgcattgagggggagtgttaaaatacaatgcaaatttagaataatatggaattagtaaatgtatatgggtaaaatatctagatattaatatgtataagaaaatatctagatattagaatatgagagaaaaatctagaaattgaaatgtaaaagaaaaatctagatatttgtaggttgtagaaatatctagatatttatatatccatggaaatatctaggttctagaatgttccatggagtagtataaatatgggaggagatttcatttgtgttgtgtgaagttgtgagagtgaaataagaagtgagttgtgaagaagagaagaagagtgtgagttagcgaaagtagagaagataaagcttgtaagtaatattgtaattgtaatttaatataagtgtttttgttaagtttcccgatcaagccttagtttgtgtttaagttcttagtgcacttttgttgttcttattatatggtcggctctgccgcctaagtaatacatggtcgattataccgcctaaagatatatggtcgacactgtcgcctaagtacattgtgcactaaggatttataaaattaaaggctaaccaacgtcaaagtgttggtgtagtgagtctagtatagtctagatcctctatagtggtgtgttgtgctcgtcgaagcttccaacatggTGGATTGAGTGCATATTACTCTGCTGTTACAGTTGCAAATTTGATGTTTGAGATGGGGTACAAATTGCATGGCATGCCCAAATCTGTGGTATCTGATATGGATAAGGTGAATGTGAGCAAATTCTGGACAAAGTTATGCAAAGTCACTAAAACGAAGTTGAGGATGTCATCTTCTTATCATCCTCAACAAATGGAAAGACAGAGGTTATTAATAGATGTTTAGAACAATATTTGAGGAGTTTTGTGGCTGATGTTCCTAAACAATGGTACAAATTCTTATCTCTGGCTGAATTTCAATATAATACAGCTATACATTCTGCAACTGGTATAAGCCCATTTGAGGCTATGTATGGTAAGGCCCCACGAGTGATTTCAGATTATTTACAAGATAATGTTACCGTTGAAGCATTACACTTGGTACTTCAGAACGGGCTTGAAAAAATCGAGAAAATTAAGTAGGAGATATTTTGGTCCCTATAAAGTGATACAAAAGATTGGCGCAGTTGCTTATAAACTGCAATTGCCAGAATATTCTAAAATTTATCCCGTGTTTCATGTTTGGTTATTAAAGAAATTTAGAGGAGATGAGCAGACTGTCTTTTCTGTGTTCCAGTTCCATTGCCCGAATCAGATAATATGAGTGGTCCAGTGTTGTGGCCTCAACATATGTTGGAGAGGAGACAAATTTTAAGAGAAGGAAAGTTGATTGACCAAGTGTTAGTTAAATGGGAGTTATTACCCATGGAAGAAGCTACTTAGATAGATGCAGAGGATTTCAAAACAATGGAGGTCAATAGGAACCATGAGGACATGGTTAGTTTGGAAGGAGAAGATGATGATACAGTCAAAGGCAAAGTTAACTCTGAACTCAACAATAAAGTCAACTCGAGCAGATCTCAACGTTTGAAGATACCACCAAGGAGACTAGACTACTACAAGATGGCTAAGAAGTGAATAAGTCGATTACTAGTAGTTAAAtctgtttagtttgttggtaattgTTTGTTAATAGGACACGTGTCAGGTAGTAATCAAAATAGTTGTTAGGATTGAACGGCTAGCGATCAAGGTTAGTTGTATTAATACAAATTGTACTGATGCAATATTCATTCAAACAATAAACTCAATTTCAATTCAAAGGAGATTGTGCCTATCTCGAATAAGGCATATCAAATAACTTACTAAGTATTAACAGAAATTGCTCAAGGGTAATACGATTGACCCATTGTTACCAAGATAAATTTTTAACTTAATTCAGGCATTCatcataatattagtttaaattatGCTGAATCACACACGATGGTTTCTAATTGAATATATGATGCTTAAATTTCGATATATAATTACATCAGTATACCCAATTAGCAAAATCCCAATTTCAATATTAACATAAACCCTAACATCGTATAAAAATTAAGAATTTACCTTAATTACATTGTGATCCTTGACAGTCACAAGTATCCATCATGAATTCACGATACGCCTTGAAACGTGTACTCAATTTGGTCGCTGTTCGTTTATATGAAAATCTAATGTAGCAAAAATCATATCATACTCAGGTCCCTTTACTTTCTTTTTACCCCTATAGACTTTTTAACACTGACCTTTCAACCAATCAACCAATTATATAATAGGAGTAATACATAGTACAGTAATAAGTATGAGTTATTATGAGTAGTACAATATGTATCATGTTCAAATTTTTGGTGATTCTCATCAGTGGTTACTCGCCATCAATTGTTTCTAGGCATTTACAATTTTCAAGTGCTTCTTTGGGTTCAAGTTGTACATTGTCGTCGGGTCGACTAGTCTCACTTGTTATTGTTAGTAGTTTATTTGTGTATTGTTGGTATTGTTGCAAGTTTTAGCCTCAAGCTTGTTAATTTACGGTTGTTCACGTAGATCGTTAGATCTATTCACACATGTCGGTAGGATATgtcaactataactttggtttgatCCTTAGATGTTTTTTTTAGCTGGAAAAATTGTTCAAACTTTTGGTGGATCTACTCACAGGTTTGTTTGGATTTCCAAGGATGTTTGGTTACGAGAGTTTCTATTTTGTTTTCTGGTAGAGGTTTCGAACGGGTGTTTGAGTGTTTCTTTGGTCTATGATGACTTTTCTAAGGGTTTACCTCTTGCGAGGATGCGGTGCAGGCTTCGAGTTTTACGGATACAATGCCTGTGAGGAGTGTTGGTGGAGCTGGGAGTCGCTTAGTGAGCTTTGATTTGGGCCTGGAGTTTTTTTTATCTGATGTTGGTTGTAGTGGACTTTTGTTTCACTTGTGAGTTTTGGCTTCTATGTTAGCTTAGCATTTACACTTTTACTGCTTGTTAGTAGATCTTGTATTGTTGGTTTGTTTGTCGATTTGTTTGGATTGCTTATGAGGCTGTCAATGTGTGTTGTTCATGTAAAACGTCTTGTTTGTTCAAATagtcgtatatatttatatattttaagttaCTAGATTTTTATGTATACATAGCATAGCATATTCATAGCTTTATGTTGGTTGCTCTATATATGTAAGCATTCTAGTGATCAGCAATGCATCATGATATTTCTCAACATGTGTCATAGTTTATCAATGCAGCATGACAATCAATCAAGGCCTTCCTTTTCGAAATCAGCTATCATAATGTTTATTTTACTATATCTTGAAGCTAGTAACTTAACACAACATTCGCTGCCAGCCTGCCAGTATATGATTTTGGTTCATTACCCTTATAATACTAAAAGACCACCAGAATTATCTCGTTCACTTCCCAACAACAATTAATACGCCAACATGTGCCACCTCATCCAAATATTTACAATCGCACCCCTTCCAAAATTCAAATACTAACTTCTTCAAGGGCCAAAAATATAACTTTTAAGGTGTTAAAAGTTAAATTTATTATTTACTATTTAACTAAAAAAAACCCCACAAAAACCACCGTATTCTTTCACGAGCCTTAACTTCCTATTCTCCACGAGATATTTTTCAACGCCATCACCATtaagctcgaaataattttacaaacaaaacgcAACTAACCACACTCGAAATGGACGTTTTTTCAAAAAACGCTAACCATTTCGGTCTACCTTATATACACATCTAATAAATAACTCAACATAATTATATCATATGCATAGGTTGAGCAACTGCTAACTTCACGAGCCTATATAGGAAAAGACCTGAGTTCCAGCCCTTCCGTCCCCTTTTCCCCAACAATGTTTTCCCTCAGTTCTCGCTCGACATTACTTTTATAAAAGATCTTAACAATGCAACGACTATTACGTATCCTAGGTACTAACCACGTATATACAATATACCCGCAGCAACGCGCGGACGGAAATTTTTCTAGTTAATACATAAAAGCACAAAGCCTGAAGATTAAGAAAAATCAAACAAACAAGTTTTCTGTAGAATGTATGTGACCAACAAATCATTATATTAGAAGCAAGCTAAGCTAACATCACCTCATAAATCGTTGAGTTGACCACAAAACGTTTGACTTTGGACCATAAATCTTTACTATTCTCTACCACTTTTTACCACCTGGAAGAGGGCGGTTGTCATACTGAGCACATTTTTCAATTCACCGTTAATTTGTATTAATATACAAATATAATAACTAATTTATCAATCAAATAAAAATCTGCATTTAAAAGAAAACCTGCAGCCAAGCACCAGAAACTGCTTCTATATATTCAACGGTAGTACTGTTGTAAGTTCTCAATGAGATGCGGAATATATTGAAAACATGCAAGTGCAAACAACAATTCATGGTTCTGAACAGAAAAAAACTAATGAGTTCAGCATTAAACTTGCCTTTTGCCCTGTTTTAAACTTTTTATGATTTCCTTTTAGCAATATCCAGATTAACCATTAACCATTAACCATTAATATTATAATGCAACTTAAATATTAAAAGACAAGAGTGAGTAATAACAAACAATATTGAAATTTATAATACTGAAAACAATTTAGTAAATAATCAAATAAGATGAGCAAATTCTATATATGGAGAAGACCAATTTAGTTTAAACATATCAGTATGTGGTGATTTCTCAAGACAACATCTTTGAGATCTCTCTGTCTTCTTCTTCTCCATTTAATCATCCCTTCTACGAGTTGCTTCCATGAGCGACTGTCTTCAATGGACGACACCTTGACATACTTAGGATGGCAAATTGAAATAAACACATCAAAGAGTGATGAGTGGTCCCACATATGCGAAATTGGAAATCTATCAAATGATATCTCCTCAACATTCGTAGCTGAAGGAAACTTGACTCTTGTTTTGATATCATAAACATTTATGTTACGTAGCATTGCAACTGTTGTTTAGACCATTTGTTTGGTTTTGGCAACAACTGTTGACCATTTGTGTCACATTTGAAGTAACATTATGCAATTAAAATTTAAGCCAAAATGCAGTAATAGTAAATGCATTAACATTAAGCCTTAGTGCAGTAAAAAAAAATGCAGTAACAATTTAAGGAAAAATGCAGTAACAGTTTAAACCAAAATGCAGTAAATTTAAACAAAAATGCAGTAACAAAAATGCATTTTGACGTAATAGGTAAAAAAaaaagataccattgatggaatttgacaTACTTTTGAGaaacatgttctacattttaacaagttcataaacccattttatgaagataaagtgagcggaagcatgcaagtatcatgttatatatcaaccattttaaaagacaaattccataaatatatcaagtcttgaaaaatatgtgaaattgttgtagcaaccaaacacatacacaaaaccatacaagcatgcaaaataaaagtccacaatcatgccaaagtggtaagcacttgtttagccaaaacaagtgttacctaaagggttaaacaagtaagagattttaaacaaaatctcccacttaattttgtaattaatcttgtaattttttgatgtaatttattctacttggtttgtaaaatagaataggttgttatttcattttctagaaaagaattgtattaggatataattttgtaaagagaaaatgaagattcatgaagaagattacaagatggaacttTGAAGATAGTGTGCCCCTTCCATCATTCATGTACCATTACTAGACAGAGCTTTTGACTTGATACGTAGTAAGAAGATGGTAACATCACTAGCATGTAGTGATGTAACATTGTAACCGGTTTTGCCCCTTCAATCACCATCCATATATTTATATCCATGTATTATTTATAGGAATAGTTTTGTTCTATGGAGAATGCCTAGCTACCAATGTAGTTTAAACACAGCAGTATAACCATACGGATCGCAACTTAATCCCTCAAGAGAacttatataataaataattgaaaataatacTAAGAAACGGTGATGTGATACATAATCTTAAATTCACTTTcacttaatacaaataataattacaaCTATTAACTAATAGGTAATAAAAGAAAAGGGGGATGATTcttacacacacttttttgatcctcacacacctattttaacattttactcttctaataatattcaattggtgtgtgaggatcaaaaaagtgtgtgtgagaatcatcccccgacAAAAGAAAAGGCTGTTTGCCCCTTGATCATTCATGTACATCACTAGCATGTAACATTGTAACCGGTTTTGTCCCATCGATCAACATCCATCCATGTATTATTTATAGGAATAGTTTTGTTCAATGGAGAATACCTAGCTACCAGTTTAGTTTAAACACAGCAGTATAACCATAAGGATCACACCTTAATACCTCAATAAAATTTATTGGACCATCTTTCATTCCATTGCTATCGTTTTTTATTTCAACATCTTTAAGGTCGCTCCAGCCACTTGTCCATTTAATCATTGCTTCCACGACTAGCTTCCAGTTTAGTTTAAACGTACCACTAAAATAAGTATAGAGATCACAACTTAATCCATATCCCTCAACAGAACTACTACTTATTGGAGCATTTTTCAGAGTTTCCCATCTTCCATTTCTATCGTTTTTCATTTCAACATCTTTAAGGTCGCTTCGGCTTCTTGTCCATTTGATCATCGCTTCTTCGACTAGCTTCAAGGAGTGATTGTCCTGAATGGACGACACTTTCACATACTTGGGATGACAAATCGAAATAAACGCATCAAAGGGTGATGATGAGTGATCCCATAGATCCTTACTTGAAAAATTTTTAAATGTTATCTCCTCGACATTAGTAGCCGGTTTAAGATTAAGGTTTATGTTATAAGGCACTACATAATCATCAGGCATGTTTATAACTTCAATCTTAACCTTGCTCGATATATTGAATGCTTCCCAGATCCGGGTAAAGAAGGACGACGTAGAATATGTGCAGCTCAGCCTCAGCTTCAGTATTATTTCAATTTCCTTGAGAGCACTGGTTGGAAACGAGAGAATAGGCATTTTAAATCCCTCGTACCGGAAAAATAGTAACCTTGAAGGGCAAATGAACTTTAATGAAGCGTAATCACGATTGACATAACTGTCTTCCGTCCATACGAGTTTGAGTCTTTTCAAAGAAGTACAAGTGATTTCCATACAAGTCAACCAA
This genomic window from Rutidosis leptorrhynchoides isolate AG116_Rl617_1_P2 chromosome 2, CSIRO_AGI_Rlap_v1, whole genome shotgun sequence contains:
- the LOC139890889 gene encoding uncharacterized protein — encoded protein: MVPLEVVELIQMVQSFLPAREAARTMVLSKLWLYAWSTSPSLRISCDTTSRSYIRTKWLEAMLISRHNYLSTLSVKVDPNFFSSHVILWVPPAVTNCVSLRVLELVKVYISQDVLDNLFSTCTLLEVINVRFLNILDTIKVRRLRFLRDLKIVPPREDIKLEIDDVPCLCSFAYMSKPWVSAGFGFSERCRGLEYGLAANSDSFASVRHLCLSKVIMNRTLLDTINSVFPFLESLTIDMECCWLTCMEITCTSLKRLKLVWTEDSYVNRDYASLKFICPSRLLFFRYEGFKMPILSFPTSALKEIEIILKLRLSCTYSTSSFFTRIWEAFNISSKVKIEVINMPDDYVVPYNINLNLKPATNVEEITFKNFSSKDLWDHSSSPFDAFISICHPKYVKVSSIQDNHSLKLVEEAMIKWTRSRSDLKDVEMKNDRNGRWETLKNAPISSSSVEGYGLSCDLYTYFSGTFKLNWKLVVEAMIKWTSGWSDLKDVEIKNDSNGMKDGPINFIEVLRCDPYGYTAVFKLNW